One Paenibacillus riograndensis SBR5 DNA segment encodes these proteins:
- a CDS encoding aldose 1-epimerase, with translation MSITAYEGLYEGEAAVWLKAGRYEAAILPRIGGNLICFRDTENGYRFLHEPGAEEMEAFKANPGIHGIPVLFPPNRYEDGEFPWNGQTYRFPVNEEATGNHLHGFLHTAAWEVVEFGSSVTESFVTVAVKVDENHPSYQYLPFKYTVKLRYSLGEAGLSQQLLVHNEGEELMPCLLAFHTAINAPFAPGSTAQDYRVKLTIGNRWELSDRMLPTGSFQELTADEIALRDEGLYPFYAPMDNHYTAAAQNGRNRMELTDSKAGVTLVYDVGTSYKQWMIWNNSATEGFFCPEPQINLVNAPKVDLPADDIGLFSLEPGEYWEETSRIYIK, from the coding sequence ATGTCAATTACTGCTTACGAAGGTCTATATGAGGGAGAGGCAGCAGTCTGGCTGAAGGCCGGGCGATATGAAGCGGCCATCCTGCCCCGCATCGGCGGCAATCTGATCTGCTTCCGCGATACCGAAAACGGTTACCGTTTTCTGCATGAGCCGGGTGCCGAAGAAATGGAAGCGTTTAAGGCAAACCCGGGGATTCACGGCATTCCGGTGCTGTTTCCGCCGAACCGCTATGAGGACGGGGAGTTTCCGTGGAACGGACAAACCTACCGCTTCCCGGTAAACGAAGAAGCTACAGGCAACCATTTGCACGGGTTCCTGCATACAGCGGCTTGGGAGGTTGTGGAGTTCGGCAGCAGCGTAACCGAAAGCTTTGTCACGGTTGCCGTCAAGGTGGATGAGAACCATCCGTCCTATCAATACCTGCCGTTCAAATATACGGTCAAGCTGCGCTACAGCCTGGGGGAAGCCGGTTTGTCCCAACAGCTGCTGGTGCATAATGAGGGCGAAGAGCTTATGCCTTGCCTGCTTGCTTTTCACACTGCGATTAATGCACCCTTCGCACCGGGAAGCACCGCACAGGACTACCGTGTGAAGCTGACCATCGGCAACCGCTGGGAGCTCAGCGACCGCATGCTGCCGACAGGCTCATTCCAGGAGCTGACCGCAGACGAGATTGCCCTGCGTGATGAAGGCTTGTATCCGTTCTATGCGCCTATGGACAACCATTACACCGCTGCCGCCCAGAACGGACGTAACCGCATGGAGCTTACGGACAGCAAAGCCGGAGTTACTCTTGTATACGATGTAGGCACTTCCTACAAACAGTGGATGATCTGGAACAATAGCGCAACCGAAGGTTTCTTCTGTCCGGAGCCGCAAATCAACCTGGTCAACGCGCCAAAGGTGGATCTTCCTGCAGATGACATCGGCTTGTTCAGCCTGGAGCCCGGTGAATATTGGGAAGAAACCAGCCGCATTTATATAAAATAA
- a CDS encoding LTA synthase family protein yields MRYFRPSRKLGFMLLGLLLGGFVLNFFIQAASLDMNFMSVLNWIGKSYWLYVGGSLFFFFVLLAFSAVLPNMYIGPVSGFLLVILLGIANYKKQSTTGEPLFPWDLMLVKNAGEMSKITKGMISPLAVGLAVFAVAAIIWLLFKLPRIRVQLPLRLLLTAVSAGMIAGFIVMVSGQTTFASSLNYQNIFWNQKVNYSQNGFVFAFTGNLRQNLLEQPEGYSRESVEAIAAKYNSLPDTASGQAAVEQPNILFMMDEAFFDPTRLPGITLSDDPLKFIHQAESATPSGYLLSPEFGGNTANVEFEALTGMSMYFLGDGSIPYQQRIVKMSSLPSIVSILKERGYQALALHPFDETFYNRNRVYPVLGFDRFTSEKDLQEAERITPDGYISDKAAVQEAIRELKAADTPTFLHMVTMQNHFPFTKGRNGPNTITAQGVQAEWKDELETYVQDTKLTDEALSYLQQELKTIERPTIAVFWGDHLPALSAGIYTDAGWDQELRLKHETKLMILANFDIGHTPLGTLSPAYLGPAVFKLSGQTLPPYYKMLEQVRAQLPGLSKNVLIGASGELSDLTSEQQALLDDYRMVEYDLLEGEGYAADLMF; encoded by the coding sequence ATGCGTTATTTTAGGCCTTCCCGAAAATTGGGATTTATGCTGCTCGGCCTGCTGCTGGGCGGATTTGTGCTGAACTTTTTTATTCAAGCGGCTTCGCTGGATATGAATTTCATGAGTGTGCTGAATTGGATCGGAAAATCCTATTGGCTGTACGTGGGCGGCAGCTTGTTTTTTTTCTTTGTCCTGCTGGCCTTTTCGGCGGTGCTGCCTAATATGTACATTGGTCCGGTGAGTGGATTCTTGCTGGTGATCCTGCTCGGCATCGCGAATTACAAGAAGCAAAGCACGACAGGGGAGCCGTTGTTTCCCTGGGATCTGATGCTGGTCAAAAACGCCGGGGAAATGAGTAAAATCACCAAAGGCATGATTTCGCCGCTGGCCGTTGGACTGGCGGTGTTTGCGGTCGCAGCCATAATCTGGCTGCTGTTCAAGCTGCCCCGGATCAGAGTTCAGCTGCCGCTCCGGCTGCTGCTCACTGCGGTGTCTGCGGGAATGATTGCCGGTTTTATCGTGATGGTCAGCGGACAAACCACGTTCGCCTCCTCTCTGAATTACCAGAATATTTTCTGGAATCAGAAGGTGAATTACTCGCAGAATGGGTTTGTGTTCGCTTTTACCGGGAATCTGCGCCAGAATCTGCTGGAGCAGCCGGAGGGCTATAGCCGTGAGTCTGTAGAAGCTATTGCTGCAAAATACAACTCCTTGCCGGATACGGCCTCCGGGCAGGCAGCGGTGGAACAGCCCAACATCCTGTTCATGATGGATGAGGCCTTTTTTGATCCCACCCGGCTGCCGGGCATCACCCTTAGTGATGATCCGCTGAAATTCATTCATCAAGCGGAAAGCGCCACACCGTCAGGCTACCTGCTCTCCCCCGAGTTCGGCGGCAATACGGCGAATGTGGAATTCGAAGCGCTGACGGGCATGTCGATGTATTTTCTGGGGGACGGCTCGATTCCATATCAACAGCGGATTGTCAAAATGTCCTCGCTGCCCTCCATTGTCAGCATTCTGAAAGAGCGAGGTTATCAGGCGCTCGCTCTGCATCCGTTCGATGAGACCTTTTATAACCGCAACCGGGTCTACCCGGTGCTTGGGTTTGACCGTTTCACGAGCGAGAAGGATCTGCAGGAAGCCGAGCGGATCACACCGGATGGCTATATTTCCGACAAAGCTGCGGTGCAGGAGGCCATCCGTGAGCTGAAGGCGGCGGATACTCCGACTTTTTTGCATATGGTCACGATGCAGAATCATTTTCCGTTCACCAAAGGCCGGAACGGCCCGAATACCATCACTGCGCAGGGCGTGCAGGCCGAATGGAAGGATGAGCTGGAAACCTATGTGCAGGATACCAAGCTGACGGACGAAGCACTGTCTTATCTGCAGCAGGAGCTGAAGACGATTGAGCGGCCTACGATTGCTGTGTTCTGGGGAGATCATCTCCCGGCGCTGTCGGCGGGAATCTATACAGATGCGGGCTGGGATCAGGAGCTGCGGCTGAAGCATGAGACCAAGCTGATGATCCTCGCCAATTTTGATATCGGCCATACCCCGCTGGGGACGCTCAGCCCCGCTTACCTTGGACCGGCCGTGTTTAAGCTGTCAGGCCAAACGCTGCCGCCTTACTATAAAATGCTGGAGCAGGTGCGCGCGCAGCTTCCCGGCCTGAGCAAAAACGTGCTGATCGGCGCTTCCGGCGAACTGTCCGATCTGACTTCTGAGCAGCAGGCGCTGCTGGATGATTACCGGATGGTGGAGTATGACCTGCTGGAGGGCGAAGGTTATGCTGCGGATCTGATGTTCTGA
- a CDS encoding substrate-binding domain-containing protein, producing MKKLGLVYVLLIGLFLIYVLNYKLHPDPADPWDTAGLRGNIEDKYVMVTFQSGIDYWKSVLKGFEDAAEELNVSVEYHGSTQHNASEQMTVLEQAIAKKPAGIAISAVNSKLLTATINKAVESGIPVVLFDSGAPDSKAYSFLGTDNFNAGAEAARKMAELTGGKGTVAIITTPDQHNHQERTDGFSHTIRSEFPEMKVVSVKDGRGDQVASRQAAEELLSQYPKLGGIFATESNGGIGVAEAVQAQQGSGSTLKIISFDTDKGTLDLVKEGRIAATMAQGTWNMGYWSLTELFHLHRDLQEDPDVYEGSKPLPVPDKVDTGIDVVTRANVDNYYAK from the coding sequence TTGAAAAAGCTGGGGCTTGTCTATGTGCTGCTGATTGGCCTTTTCCTGATTTATGTGTTGAATTACAAGCTGCACCCTGATCCTGCTGACCCATGGGATACCGCCGGGCTGCGCGGCAATATTGAAGATAAATACGTGATGGTTACCTTTCAGAGCGGCATCGATTACTGGAAAAGCGTGCTGAAAGGCTTTGAGGATGCGGCAGAGGAGCTGAACGTTTCCGTCGAATACCACGGCTCAACCCAGCATAATGCCAGTGAACAGATGACGGTGCTGGAGCAGGCGATTGCCAAAAAGCCAGCGGGAATCGCTATTTCAGCGGTGAATTCCAAGCTGCTGACGGCTACGATCAACAAAGCGGTGGAGAGCGGGATTCCGGTAGTGTTGTTTGACTCGGGGGCGCCGGACAGCAAAGCTTATTCTTTTCTGGGTACGGATAACTTCAATGCAGGTGCCGAAGCGGCCCGGAAAATGGCTGAGCTCACCGGCGGCAAAGGTACGGTTGCCATCATTACAACGCCTGACCAGCATAACCATCAGGAACGCACCGATGGCTTCAGCCACACCATCCGCAGTGAATTTCCGGAGATGAAAGTGGTTTCCGTAAAGGACGGCCGTGGGGACCAAGTGGCTTCCCGGCAGGCGGCAGAGGAGCTGTTGTCCCAGTATCCTAAGCTTGGAGGGATATTCGCCACGGAGTCAAATGGCGGAATAGGCGTGGCCGAAGCGGTGCAGGCGCAGCAGGGAAGCGGTTCAACGCTGAAGATCATCAGCTTCGATACGGACAAGGGGACCCTCGACCTTGTAAAAGAAGGCAGGATTGCCGCGACCATGGCGCAAGGCACCTGGAATATGGGCTATTGGTCGCTGACCGAGCTGTTCCATCTGCACCGGGATTTGCAGGAAGATCCTGACGTCTATGAAGGCAGTAAGCCGCTGCCGGTGCCGGACAAGGTAGATACAGGGATTGACGTGGTGACCCGGGCCAATGTGGACAATTATTATGCCAAGTAG
- a CDS encoding cache domain-containing sensor histidine kinase, with protein MRKSGLNIEKLKLNNLPIRYKLIIHFLLISILPSIGLGLLIGWTVDRIVEERTNENTMQLIGKVNAALENEVENLQKITYLISFDPRVQAFLDGSIQDPVQAAEWAAGGESAEYNIRKFLQGFTTLSSEIAGIMLVNREGDFISNEMYTRPGTLVTDEAWYREAADNKGIFKIIGHPHGRAVMSHVDYKESEVVSAVRAIVDPETQVVQGVVLVDLKLRVIAETARDVTLGKTGYLTVVDGSGEMIYAPQHPIMKAIPEGLFTESSGITSESVAGRQLQLIYRTSPFTGWTTMGVFPMEESAFGVREITFNVVTFVFIVCMLGMTASFYLAYSISRPIGQLASFMSKAQSGDLTIRYWGSRSDEIGLLGRSFNSMLAQIARLLSLTELQARQKREAELRSLQAHIKPHFLYNTLDTIHWMARSKGAEDIAEVVQSLSRLFRLGLSKGSDLVPLSDELEHMVSYLKIQQVRYSSKLAYSIEVAPQLHELYVLKLLLQPIVENAIYHGIKERRGPGHISIEVAQQEGDLCLTVRDDGAGITPERLAILKKRLAAVGRTTGEAAEIEQPLPGSAGSGYGILNVQARIRLTYGEPYGLEIASEREAGTVVTVRHPVVHNSYPDD; from the coding sequence ATGCGCAAGAGTGGCCTGAATATAGAGAAGCTGAAGCTGAACAACCTGCCGATCCGCTATAAGCTGATTATTCATTTTCTCCTGATCAGCATTCTTCCTTCGATCGGACTCGGGCTGCTGATCGGCTGGACGGTCGACCGGATTGTGGAAGAGCGGACCAATGAGAATACGATGCAGCTGATCGGCAAAGTCAACGCCGCACTGGAGAATGAAGTGGAGAATCTGCAAAAGATCACTTATCTGATCTCCTTTGACCCCAGGGTGCAGGCTTTTCTGGACGGCTCCATTCAAGATCCGGTGCAGGCAGCCGAATGGGCCGCTGGCGGAGAATCGGCGGAATATAACATCCGCAAATTTCTTCAGGGCTTTACCACCCTTAGCTCCGAGATTGCCGGAATCATGCTGGTGAACCGGGAAGGCGATTTCATCAGCAATGAAATGTATACCCGGCCCGGAACCCTCGTAACAGATGAGGCCTGGTACAGGGAAGCGGCAGACAATAAAGGAATCTTTAAGATCATCGGCCACCCTCATGGCCGTGCGGTAATGTCTCATGTGGATTATAAGGAAAGCGAGGTTGTGTCTGCTGTGAGAGCGATTGTTGATCCGGAGACACAGGTGGTGCAAGGGGTTGTGCTCGTCGATTTGAAGCTTCGGGTGATTGCCGAAACAGCCAGAGATGTTACGCTGGGCAAAACCGGCTATCTGACCGTCGTTGATGGCAGCGGGGAAATGATCTATGCTCCTCAGCATCCGATTATGAAGGCTATCCCGGAGGGGCTGTTCACCGAAAGCTCCGGCATCACCTCCGAGTCTGTAGCCGGACGCCAGCTCCAGCTGATCTACAGAACCTCGCCTTTTACGGGCTGGACCACGATGGGGGTTTTTCCGATGGAGGAATCGGCGTTCGGGGTACGGGAAATTACGTTTAATGTGGTTACCTTCGTATTTATCGTGTGTATGCTGGGAATGACCGCCTCGTTCTATCTGGCGTATTCGATCTCCCGCCCGATCGGCCAATTGGCCTCCTTTATGAGCAAGGCGCAGTCCGGTGATCTGACGATCCGCTACTGGGGCAGCCGCTCCGATGAAATCGGCCTGCTGGGACGCAGCTTCAACTCGATGCTGGCCCAGATTGCCCGGCTGCTCTCGCTGACCGAGCTGCAGGCCCGGCAGAAGCGGGAAGCGGAGCTGCGCAGCCTGCAGGCGCATATCAAGCCGCATTTTCTCTATAATACATTGGATACGATCCACTGGATGGCCCGCAGCAAAGGGGCTGAGGATATTGCCGAGGTGGTCCAATCCTTATCCAGGCTGTTCCGGCTGGGGCTTAGCAAGGGAAGCGATCTGGTTCCGCTGTCCGACGAGCTTGAGCATATGGTAAGCTATCTGAAAATCCAGCAGGTCCGGTACAGCAGCAAGCTGGCCTACAGCATTGAAGTGGCGCCGCAGCTTCACGAGCTGTACGTGCTTAAGCTGCTGCTGCAGCCGATTGTGGAGAATGCGATCTATCACGGCATCAAGGAGCGGCGGGGTCCCGGGCATATCTCCATTGAGGTCGCCCAGCAGGAAGGAGACTTATGCTTAACGGTGCGTGATGATGGGGCGGGGATAACACCGGAACGGCTCGCTATTCTGAAGAAGCGTCTTGCGGCAGTGGGCAGGACTACCGGTGAGGCGGCAGAAATAGAGCAGCCCTTGCCGGGAAGTGCGGGCAGCGGTTATGGGATTCTGAATGTGCAGGCCCGCATCAGACTCACTTACGGTGAACCCTACGGACTCGAAATTGCAAGTGAGCGCGAGGCTGGAACGGTAGTGACAGTACGGCACCCGGTTGTTCATAACAGCTATCCGGATGATTAA
- a CDS encoding response regulator transcription factor yields the protein MDSWKVIIADDEAIIRDGIRQCVDWKSLGLQVAAEAEDGEEALELAVRHEVHIALVDLNMPIMHGIELMKRLREQLPDCKIIVITGHDEFSYAQESIRLQVNDYILKPAEPKQLMQVLRGVRDQLIAEKQKHQQLQQASRQIVKNFPLLRERFCQEWLDGNLSQSEIMEQLHFLRLPAECPALIGMIRWRGEAQNSGLQEKERQLFLFAIENMVTELLQEYPKVIFRDAAGLIIILLWDAAGEPVLAGVEAVVRSHLKIAVEVGTQAVEGDAAGLAAAYRKCRVNLSREQPLSPLVRRARQYVLEHYGEYGLTLESIAGHLQASPVYLSRLFKQELGEPFGTYLTQTRLRKAAQLLHSTELSMSEVAERTGYETQHYFSTAFKKQTGVSPLQFRKGVFPGEGGSGIRAEEQH from the coding sequence ATGGATTCCTGGAAAGTCATCATTGCCGATGACGAAGCGATTATCCGTGACGGGATCAGGCAATGTGTAGATTGGAAAAGCTTAGGTTTACAGGTAGCAGCGGAAGCGGAGGACGGCGAGGAAGCGCTGGAACTGGCTGTCCGGCATGAGGTGCACATCGCGCTGGTCGATTTGAACATGCCGATCATGCATGGCATTGAACTGATGAAGCGGCTCCGTGAGCAGCTGCCTGACTGTAAAATCATCGTCATCACCGGCCATGATGAATTCTCCTATGCCCAGGAATCGATCCGTCTGCAGGTGAATGACTATATTCTCAAGCCTGCCGAGCCGAAGCAGCTGATGCAGGTGCTTCGCGGAGTAAGGGATCAGCTGATAGCGGAGAAGCAGAAGCACCAGCAGCTCCAGCAGGCTTCCCGGCAGATCGTGAAGAACTTTCCGCTGCTGCGGGAACGCTTCTGCCAGGAATGGCTGGACGGCAATTTAAGCCAAAGTGAAATCATGGAGCAACTGCACTTCCTGCGGCTGCCGGCAGAGTGCCCGGCACTGATCGGCATGATCCGCTGGAGAGGGGAAGCGCAGAACTCCGGGCTGCAGGAGAAGGAGCGGCAGCTGTTTCTTTTTGCGATAGAGAATATGGTTACAGAACTGCTTCAGGAATATCCAAAAGTCATCTTCAGGGATGCCGCAGGCCTGATCATCATTCTGCTGTGGGATGCGGCCGGGGAACCGGTGCTGGCCGGGGTTGAAGCCGTGGTGCGAAGCCATCTCAAAATCGCCGTTGAAGTCGGCACCCAGGCGGTTGAGGGCGATGCCGCCGGGCTGGCCGCCGCCTACCGCAAATGCAGAGTGAACCTCTCCAGGGAGCAGCCGTTGTCTCCGCTGGTCCGCAGAGCAAGGCAATACGTGCTGGAGCATTATGGCGAATACGGGCTTACGCTTGAATCCATTGCCGGCCATCTTCAGGCCTCGCCGGTTTATCTCAGCCGCCTGTTCAAGCAGGAGCTGGGAGAGCCCTTCGGCACGTATCTGACGCAGACCCGCCTCCGCAAGGCAGCACAGCTGCTGCATTCCACAGAGCTTAGCATGAGCGAAGTTGCGGAACGCACAGGCTACGAGACCCAGCATTATTTCAGCACCGCCTTTAAAAAGCAGACAGGTGTATCCCCGCTGCAATTTCGCAAAGGCGTGTTTCCCGGCGAGGGGGGGAGTGGAATCCGCGCGGAAGAACAGCATTGA
- a CDS encoding beta-1,6-N-acetylglucosaminyltransferase: protein MKIAYFIMVHQKEEVFIRMLNAIYDPNNLYLIHIDSKANEILEMVNELSENNTNIRLLPSRFITYAGWSMVQAELEAIRFLLNWDDEWTHFINLSGQDMPLVTRQQLNDFLTSNINSNYILYKKTPETEKNIQYNGYYIEDFGHLKRLGDREPFEHFFDSSIVPYIGSQWKIITRAVAEFSVTSKLSYEMQEYFKYVLVPDEHFFPTLIMNSEFKETVICNNLRFMILEDRPNGFNGPKTITMRNVIELFNSDALFARKFDDAVDKDIIQFIENSLGI from the coding sequence ATGAAAATAGCTTACTTCATTATGGTCCATCAAAAAGAAGAGGTTTTTATCCGTATGTTAAATGCAATTTATGATCCTAATAATTTGTACCTCATACATATTGATTCAAAGGCTAATGAAATTCTAGAAATGGTTAATGAATTATCCGAAAATAACACTAATATTCGATTGTTGCCATCTCGTTTTATTACATATGCTGGTTGGTCCATGGTACAAGCCGAATTAGAAGCGATCCGATTTCTTTTGAACTGGGATGATGAATGGACGCATTTTATAAATTTAAGTGGTCAAGATATGCCGTTAGTAACAAGACAGCAACTGAATGATTTTTTAACTTCAAATATTAATTCTAATTATATTCTTTACAAGAAAACCCCAGAAACAGAAAAAAACATTCAGTATAACGGGTATTATATCGAAGATTTCGGACACCTAAAAAGATTGGGTGATCGAGAACCTTTTGAACACTTTTTTGATTCAAGTATAGTCCCATATATAGGTTCTCAATGGAAGATAATCACACGTGCAGTTGCTGAATTTTCAGTAACATCCAAATTGTCTTATGAAATGCAGGAATATTTTAAATATGTTTTAGTACCTGATGAACACTTTTTTCCGACACTTATAATGAACTCCGAATTCAAAGAAACTGTAATTTGTAATAATTTGAGATTTATGATCTTAGAGGATCGTCCTAATGGTTTCAATGGTCCAAAGACTATAACTATGCGAAATGTGATTGAATTGTTTAATTCCGATGCATTGTTTGCTAGAAAATTTGACGATGCGGTTGATAAGGATATCATTCAATTCATTGAAAATTCGCTCGGCATTTAG
- the chvE gene encoding multiple monosaccharide ABC transporter substrate-binding protein, giving the protein MKKYSWIMLALVLVLILSACGNKSGNSSGGSTDGANGKVGIAMPTKSSERWVNDGNNMVKEFEKLGYGTDLQYAEDVVENQVSQIENMITKGVKAIVIASIDGEALTDVLQKAHDADVKVIAYDRLIKKSEYVDYYATFDNFKVGVLQGSYIEEKLGLKEGKGPFNIELFGGSPDDNNAYFFFDGAMSILKPYIDSGKLVVRSKQTTMDQVATLRWDGAAAQARMDNLLSANYASDNLDAVLSPYDGISIGILSSLKGVGYGAGDKKLPVVTGQDAELASIKSILAGEQTQTVFKDTRQLAKKAVEMTESVLKGTEAEVNDTTTYDNGVKIVPSYLLEPVSVDAGNVDKVLVDGGYYTKEQLGE; this is encoded by the coding sequence ATGAAAAAGTATTCATGGATCATGCTGGCATTGGTACTTGTACTGATTTTATCCGCATGCGGCAATAAAAGCGGGAACAGTTCCGGCGGGAGCACGGATGGGGCGAACGGGAAGGTCGGCATCGCGATGCCGACCAAGTCCTCCGAGCGCTGGGTGAATGACGGCAACAACATGGTCAAAGAATTCGAAAAGCTGGGTTACGGTACGGACCTGCAATACGCGGAGGATGTCGTGGAGAACCAGGTATCGCAAATTGAGAATATGATTACCAAAGGCGTGAAGGCCATTGTCATCGCTTCGATTGACGGTGAAGCGCTTACGGATGTCCTGCAAAAAGCGCATGATGCGGATGTAAAAGTGATCGCGTATGACCGCCTGATCAAGAAGAGCGAATATGTCGACTACTACGCCACTTTTGACAATTTCAAAGTAGGGGTTCTGCAGGGTTCTTACATTGAGGAGAAGCTGGGACTCAAAGAGGGCAAAGGGCCGTTCAACATTGAACTGTTCGGCGGTTCGCCGGATGACAACAATGCCTACTTCTTTTTTGACGGGGCAATGTCGATTCTGAAGCCTTACATCGATTCCGGCAAGCTGGTCGTCCGCAGCAAGCAGACCACGATGGATCAGGTAGCAACCCTGCGGTGGGACGGCGCGGCTGCACAAGCCCGGATGGATAATCTGCTGAGTGCAAATTATGCCAGCGATAATCTGGATGCGGTGCTGTCCCCTTACGACGGCATCAGCATCGGTATTCTTTCCTCTCTGAAGGGTGTGGGTTACGGTGCAGGCGACAAGAAGCTTCCGGTTGTTACCGGACAGGACGCCGAGCTGGCTTCCATTAAATCGATCCTGGCCGGAGAGCAGACTCAAACGGTATTCAAAGATACCCGCCAGCTGGCTAAGAAAGCGGTGGAAATGACAGAAAGTGTACTGAAAGGTACGGAAGCGGAAGTCAACGATACCACCACCTACGATAATGGAGTCAAAATTGTACCGTCCTATCTGCTTGAGCCGGTCTCTGTAGATGCCGGTAATGTGGATAAAGTACTGGTAGACGGCGGTTATTATACCAAAGAACAGCTCGGTGAATAA
- the mmsA gene encoding multiple monosaccharide ABC transporter ATP-binding protein, whose protein sequence is MSEIILEMKGITKTFPGVKALSDVNLQVKAGEIHALCGENGAGKSTLMKVLSGVYPHGTYEGDILFQGQVCQFKDIKDSESLGIVIIHQELALIPYLSISENIFLGNERARHGVINWNETTVKTKELLQTVGLSESPFTQVSAIGVGKQQLVEIAKALSKEVKLLILDEPTAALNEDDSENLLRLILELKQRGIASIIISHKLNEIEKVADSVTILRDGQTIRTLDMKQDEVTEDVIIKGMVGRDLTNRYPERTPNLGETIFEIRDWEVYHPTQADRKVLDNINLHIRRGEVVGIAGLMGAGRTELAMSVFGKSYGRRISGQLYMHGTEVHLNDINKAIDSGLAYVTEDRKHYGLILIDDIKRNISLSSLKKLSRRGVINENEEVLVAEEYRRKLNIKTPSILQKTVNLSGGNQQKVVLSKWIYAQPDILILDEPTRGIDVGAKYEIYSIINGLAAEGKGVLVISSELPEIIGMCDRIYTMCEGRISGEVERQDASQELLMKYMTRSRG, encoded by the coding sequence ATGAGCGAGATTATTCTGGAAATGAAGGGCATTACCAAAACCTTCCCCGGGGTCAAAGCATTATCGGATGTGAATCTGCAGGTGAAGGCTGGTGAGATTCACGCGCTTTGCGGTGAGAACGGGGCCGGGAAGTCCACCCTGATGAAGGTGCTGAGCGGTGTCTATCCGCATGGAACGTATGAGGGGGATATTTTATTTCAAGGACAGGTCTGCCAGTTCAAAGACATTAAAGATAGTGAAAGCCTGGGGATTGTTATTATCCATCAGGAGCTGGCACTGATCCCTTATCTGTCGATATCGGAGAACATTTTTCTCGGCAATGAACGGGCACGTCATGGGGTGATCAACTGGAACGAAACGACAGTGAAAACCAAGGAGCTTCTGCAAACCGTCGGCCTGAGCGAATCCCCGTTCACGCAGGTATCGGCGATAGGAGTCGGCAAGCAGCAGCTTGTGGAGATCGCTAAGGCGCTGTCCAAAGAAGTGAAGCTGCTCATCCTTGACGAACCGACAGCGGCGCTGAATGAGGATGACAGTGAGAACCTGCTCAGACTGATTCTAGAGCTGAAGCAGCGCGGGATTGCCTCTATAATCATCTCCCACAAACTGAATGAAATCGAGAAGGTGGCAGATTCTGTGACCATTTTGCGGGATGGCCAGACGATTCGCACCCTTGATATGAAGCAGGATGAAGTGACCGAGGATGTCATTATCAAAGGCATGGTGGGCCGTGACCTGACCAATCGTTATCCGGAGCGGACGCCGAACCTGGGAGAGACTATTTTTGAAATCCGTGACTGGGAGGTTTACCACCCTACGCAGGCTGACCGCAAAGTGCTTGACAACATCAATCTTCATATCCGGCGCGGGGAAGTGGTTGGCATAGCCGGGCTGATGGGAGCGGGACGGACGGAGCTGGCGATGAGTGTGTTCGGCAAATCGTACGGCAGGCGGATCAGCGGCCAGTTATACATGCATGGCACAGAGGTTCATCTGAACGACATCAACAAAGCGATCGACAGCGGCCTGGCTTATGTGACCGAGGACCGCAAGCATTACGGATTGATCCTGATCGACGACATCAAACGGAATATTTCGCTCAGCAGTCTGAAGAAGCTGTCCCGCCGGGGTGTGATCAATGAGAACGAGGAAGTGCTGGTCGCCGAGGAATACCGCAGGAAGCTGAATATCAAGACACCGAGTATTTTACAGAAAACCGTGAATCTCAGCGGCGGCAACCAGCAAAAGGTCGTCCTCAGCAAATGGATCTATGCCCAGCCGGATATCCTCATTCTCGATGAGCCTACACGCGGAATCGATGTGGGGGCCAAATACGAAATTTACTCGATTATCAATGGGCTGGCAGCCGAAGGCAAAGGGGTGCTGGTCATCTCGTCCGAGCTGCCGGAGATTATCGGGATGTGTGACCGGATTTATACGATGTGCGAAGGCCGCATCAGCGGCGAGGTGGAGCGGCAGGACGCATCGCAGGAGCTGCTCATGAAATATATGACACGAAGCAGGGGGTAA